Proteins found in one Paenibacillus borealis genomic segment:
- a CDS encoding response regulator transcription factor translates to MKRITILIADDDAEIADLIGLHLEKEGYHPIKVTSGTAAVQAVQSQHIDLAVLDIMMPGMDGYEVTRQIREQHRLPIIFLSAKTSDLDKITGLVIGADDYMTKPFNPMELVARVNAQLRRSMQLNQPVAEHKAVLETGGLIIDPDRRSVTLYGNPIELTPKEFDILYLLASYPKKVFSAEHLFRQVWGEAYYEGGNTVMVHIRTLRKKLGEEQTKNTWIKTIWGVGYTFNG, encoded by the coding sequence ATGAAACGTATTACGATACTTATCGCCGACGATGATGCGGAAATTGCCGATCTGATCGGACTGCATCTGGAGAAAGAGGGCTATCATCCCATCAAGGTCACGAGCGGCACAGCGGCTGTTCAAGCAGTCCAATCCCAGCATATTGATCTGGCGGTGCTGGATATTATGATGCCCGGGATGGACGGGTATGAGGTGACCCGGCAGATCCGGGAGCAGCATCGGCTGCCGATTATTTTTTTGAGCGCAAAGACGTCGGATCTCGATAAAATCACCGGGCTCGTGATCGGCGCCGACGATTATATGACCAAGCCGTTCAATCCCATGGAGCTGGTCGCCAGAGTGAATGCGCAGCTCCGCCGCTCCATGCAGCTGAATCAGCCGGTTGCGGAGCATAAGGCTGTGCTGGAAACGGGAGGTCTGATCATCGATCCGGACCGCCGTTCGGTCACCCTGTACGGGAATCCCATTGAGCTAACGCCGAAGGAATTCGACATCCTCTATCTGCTGGCCAGCTATCCGAAGAAGGTGTTCAGTGCGGAGCATCTTTTCCGGCAGGTCTGGGGCGAAGCCTATTATGAGGGCGGGAATACCGTCATGGTCCATATCCGCACCCTGCGCAAAAAGCTTGGCGAAGAGCAGACCAAAAACACATGGATCAAAACGATCTGGGGGGTAGGATACACATTCAATGGCTAA
- a CDS encoding sensor histidine kinase: MESGRDKIIFKILIFVTFIAGYSPKESCRARPGNDKVIISIKEGTATYTRIKVLILLIPTLMVGIWEFVRHQFLMQYISMDMGNYLTPVLVFLFSNILLLPLFRMLERSQRELERERAATAAMEARELLAKELHDGMAQSLFLLSVRIDRLEQNRKDGEISAESVDQIKKTVHEVNRYVRQAIANLKVPVSGKESFSLERSIQEQLAGIAGEVMIEVSLDWHLDEQALTAAEQAELLSCIREAIINVRKHTRAGKVSVSGQGDRLNWNVTVADNGAGFAHADPFAVSGSYGLQIMRERACSMGWKLDLQSGPDGTVVEIAKGGTTDGTLPGADRR, from the coding sequence ATGGAGTCCGGACGAGATAAGATTATTTTTAAAATACTTATATTTGTAACATTTATTGCCGGGTATAGCCCGAAAGAGTCATGCCGGGCAAGACCCGGGAATGATAAAGTTATCATCAGTATTAAGGAGGGGACAGCGACGTATACCCGAATTAAAGTGCTCATCCTGCTGATTCCAACGCTCATGGTCGGCATCTGGGAGTTTGTGCGGCATCAGTTCCTGATGCAGTACATCTCCATGGACATGGGAAACTACTTAACTCCGGTGCTTGTCTTTCTGTTCAGTAATATTCTGCTGCTGCCGCTCTTCCGGATGCTCGAACGGAGCCAGCGGGAGCTGGAACGGGAGCGGGCGGCAACTGCAGCGATGGAAGCGCGCGAGCTGCTGGCCAAGGAGCTGCATGACGGAATGGCACAGTCGCTGTTTCTGCTCTCCGTGCGGATTGACCGCCTGGAACAGAACCGCAAAGACGGGGAGATCAGCGCAGAGAGCGTGGATCAGATTAAGAAAACAGTGCACGAAGTCAACCGCTATGTGCGACAGGCCATTGCCAATCTCAAGGTGCCGGTCAGCGGCAAGGAGAGCTTCTCCCTGGAGCGTTCCATTCAAGAGCAGCTTGCCGGAATAGCCGGTGAAGTGATGATTGAGGTGTCGCTGGACTGGCATCTGGATGAGCAGGCGCTAACGGCAGCAGAACAAGCTGAGCTGTTGTCCTGCATCCGCGAGGCCATTATCAACGTACGCAAGCATACGCGCGCAGGTAAGGTGTCCGTCTCCGGCCAAGGTGACAGGCTGAATTGGAACGTGACCGTTGCCGATAACGGGGCCGGATTCGCACATGCCGATCCTTTTGCGGTGAGCGGGAGCTATGGCCTGCAGATTATGAGAGAACGGGCATGCAGCATGGGCTGGAAGCTTGACTTACAATCCGGACCTGACGGAACAGTTGTAGAGATTGCGAAAGGGGGGACGACGGATGGAACGCTGCCGGGTGCTGATCGTCGATGA
- a CDS encoding response regulator: MERCRVLIVDDHAHAREAMSEIVALDERFEVIGAVASGAEAIVWTGQWMPDLILIDIEMPGMDGLETTRRIKLEYPYVKIVIVTVSDEISYLFEALKQGAQGYLLKNLAPSTWIEYLLAIVSEEVPLSRELAFQILKEFAVTSVKEEREALTAREKEILGCVSSGSTNKEIAATLGISEHTVKNHLKNILQKLQLQNRTQLTRYAMEQGLASRERDFPGKR; the protein is encoded by the coding sequence ATGGAACGCTGCCGGGTGCTGATCGTCGATGACCATGCGCATGCGCGGGAGGCGATGAGTGAGATTGTGGCGCTGGATGAGCGGTTCGAAGTGATCGGCGCTGTTGCCAGCGGAGCAGAGGCAATCGTCTGGACCGGACAATGGATGCCGGATCTGATTCTGATCGATATCGAAATGCCGGGTATGGATGGTCTGGAGACTACGCGGCGCATTAAGCTGGAATACCCCTATGTGAAGATCGTCATCGTCACCGTATCGGATGAGATCTCCTATCTGTTCGAAGCGCTCAAGCAGGGGGCGCAGGGGTATCTCCTGAAGAACCTGGCTCCGTCGACCTGGATTGAGTATTTGCTGGCGATTGTCAGTGAGGAGGTTCCGCTGAGCCGGGAGCTGGCTTTTCAGATTCTGAAAGAGTTCGCCGTGACCTCCGTCAAGGAGGAGCGGGAGGCATTAACGGCGCGAGAGAAGGAAATACTGGGCTGTGTATCCTCAGGTTCGACGAATAAAGAGATTGCGGCCACCCTCGGTATCTCCGAGCACACCGTCAAGAACCATCTCAAGAATATTCTCCAGAAGCTCCAGCTTCAGAACCGCACGCAGCTCACCCGGTATGCCATGGAGCAGGGGCTGGCTTCGCGGGAGCGGGATTTTCCGGGGAAAAGATAG
- a CDS encoding YcnI family protein gives MNRLFRKIAALAVPAAAALMVFAAVASAHVTVSPASSSTGAWETYTLKVPSEKDIATVQVDLRIPAGAAFKQYEASPGWDVTVDGDKVSWIANGDGIQAGQFQRFYFTVQNPAAAGDIAWNAYQHYADGSVVQWSGEEGSESPHSITSIAEASGGGTHSHGSVDMADNGTMTMDEHEAIMEEEGNSSSVSPMLYIALGISLLSFLLAAIALLRGKKE, from the coding sequence TTGAACAGACTTTTCCGTAAAATAGCAGCCCTGGCCGTACCTGCGGCCGCAGCACTTATGGTATTCGCAGCCGTGGCAAGTGCGCATGTAACGGTCAGCCCGGCATCGTCAAGCACGGGGGCCTGGGAGACTTACACGCTCAAAGTCCCGTCTGAGAAAGACATTGCTACTGTGCAGGTCGATCTGCGTATCCCGGCTGGAGCTGCATTCAAGCAATACGAGGCTTCTCCCGGCTGGGACGTAACGGTGGATGGCGACAAGGTCAGCTGGATCGCGAACGGAGACGGCATTCAGGCCGGACAGTTCCAGCGCTTCTACTTCACCGTCCAGAACCCGGCCGCCGCAGGCGATATCGCCTGGAATGCCTATCAGCATTATGCCGACGGCAGCGTGGTGCAGTGGTCCGGTGAAGAAGGCTCGGAATCCCCGCATTCCATCACTTCAATTGCCGAAGCCTCCGGCGGAGGCACCCACTCCCACGGCTCCGTGGACATGGCGGATAACGGCACCATGACCATGGACGAGCATGAGGCCATTATGGAGGAAGAGGGGAACAGCTCCAGCGTGTCACCGATGCTGTACATTGCGCTGGGCATCTCGCTGCTGTCCTTCCTGCTGGCAGCTATTGCTTTGCTGCGGGGGAAGAAGGAGTAG
- a CDS encoding serine hydrolase domain-containing protein, producing the protein MNTVLLDELVASVGKQNLRVLNVMVRQNGELIARHDFEEEQPHLLYSASKTFTSMAVGIAVHEGYFRLNDLVVDFFPDYLHTCTGDTEFLKRITIHDLLCMAAGHAECPVNKADWRSGQKWDIAELFFEEPVVFEPGTHFTYDNSATYMLSRIISSATGTNLDDYLYEKIFHPLDIPKPDWDRCPLGFPQGFSGLHLTAEYLSRFGQLLLNKGAWNGQQLIPSGYVEQATSVQIKTDDFTPDFATADYHQGYGYQLWMNSYPNSYRLDGLYGQYVIVLPEKNAVVTYVSDEPDNMTGIIELTWNTLVDKL; encoded by the coding sequence ATGAACACTGTACTATTAGACGAATTGGTAGCATCGGTGGGCAAGCAAAATCTGCGTGTTTTGAACGTGATGGTCAGGCAGAATGGCGAGCTGATAGCCAGGCATGATTTTGAGGAGGAACAGCCGCACTTATTATATTCTGCAAGCAAAACCTTTACTTCCATGGCTGTGGGGATTGCCGTTCATGAGGGATATTTCAGACTTAACGACCTTGTAGTAGATTTCTTTCCTGATTATTTACATACCTGTACTGGCGATACTGAATTTCTGAAGCGGATCACGATTCATGATTTGCTGTGTATGGCAGCCGGGCATGCGGAATGTCCGGTGAATAAAGCGGATTGGAGAAGCGGGCAGAAGTGGGATATTGCTGAGTTGTTTTTTGAGGAGCCGGTTGTCTTTGAGCCTGGGACTCATTTTACCTATGATAATTCAGCCACCTATATGCTCTCCAGAATCATTAGCAGCGCTACCGGAACTAACCTGGACGACTATCTGTATGAGAAAATATTCCACCCGCTTGATATTCCCAAGCCTGATTGGGACAGATGTCCATTGGGATTCCCCCAAGGGTTCTCGGGATTACATTTAACCGCAGAGTATTTATCCAGATTCGGGCAGCTGCTCCTGAACAAAGGCGCGTGGAACGGACAACAGCTCATTCCATCCGGTTATGTGGAGCAAGCAACTTCCGTCCAGATAAAGACAGATGATTTCACTCCAGACTTTGCAACCGCAGACTATCATCAGGGCTATGGATATCAGCTGTGGATGAACTCCTATCCTAACTCATACCGGCTCGACGGATTGTATGGGCAATATGTTATCGTCCTTCCGGAAAAGAACGCAGTAGTTACCTATGTATCCGACGAACCGGATAATATGACCGGGATTATTGAGCTGACCTGGAATACGTTAGTGGATAAGCTGTAA
- a CDS encoding CotH kinase family protein, protein MIARGKQILLILSCLLLVTAIAGCQISNPSADNNNTMTDTQNKAVSTEEQSLDTEVFPKDKVIDVKITLDPDDFQDMLDNASAEEYKTASVEYNGIQMDNVGVRTKGNLSLRSVVQMSDSDRYSFKLSFDEYVNQNLFGITKINLNNNYSDASYMREFLTYELAESMGLPTPKYSFVNIYVNGELKGFYLAVEQIGDAYLERHFDNTYGALYKGQMTGQGSDLTWLGDDASLYTGLEMKSKKSNDDILVDMLDELNNGTDYEKYIDVDDALGYIALNAVTGNMDSYLGSNKQNYYLYEDDGIFSILPWDYNMAFGGMGGSDVLIDEPTQGALAERPLVAKLLANETYLAKYHEIVRSMLSGYLKDETFQARINELDTMISSYVKADPSAFYTFEQYESGIESVKTFMSTMASTVTQQLDGTIPATNDGNGSGGGFGGGFGGGFGGGAGGAGFGAAAGGAAQGQAGAAAGGAPQGQAGAAAGGAAQGQAGAAQGQAGAAAGGAAQGQAAQGGQTGQGVPGGEPGAMGGPGFPGGGYGPGGGMGFAGGMGGGGGFGGGGMGGDFGGQGNTPQQQGSTSEAVTTGIAIVLLLLAAVFVSFYKRKRL, encoded by the coding sequence ATGATAGCACGAGGTAAGCAGATTCTGCTCATTCTTAGTTGCCTGCTGCTGGTTACCGCTATAGCTGGTTGTCAGATTTCAAATCCTTCTGCGGATAACAACAATACTATGACGGACACGCAGAACAAGGCGGTATCAACTGAGGAACAGAGTCTTGATACAGAGGTTTTTCCAAAGGATAAGGTTATAGATGTCAAAATCACGCTGGACCCGGATGATTTCCAGGATATGCTGGACAATGCCAGCGCCGAGGAATACAAGACGGCCTCCGTCGAATATAACGGCATCCAAATGGATAATGTCGGAGTGCGGACCAAAGGGAATTTAAGTCTGCGCAGCGTGGTGCAAATGAGCGATTCGGACCGGTACAGCTTCAAGCTGTCTTTTGACGAGTATGTGAATCAGAACCTGTTCGGGATTACCAAAATCAATCTCAACAACAACTACAGCGACGCCTCATACATGCGGGAATTCCTGACCTATGAGCTCGCGGAGAGCATGGGACTGCCCACGCCAAAATACTCGTTCGTCAATATCTATGTCAACGGGGAGCTTAAGGGCTTCTATCTGGCGGTAGAGCAGATCGGCGATGCCTATCTGGAACGCCATTTCGACAACACCTACGGCGCACTCTATAAAGGCCAGATGACCGGACAGGGCAGCGATCTTACCTGGCTCGGGGATGACGCTTCACTCTACACTGGCCTTGAGATGAAATCGAAGAAATCAAACGATGACATTCTCGTCGACATGCTGGATGAGCTGAACAACGGCACCGACTATGAGAAATACATCGATGTCGATGATGCTCTTGGCTATATTGCCTTAAACGCCGTGACCGGCAATATGGACAGCTATCTCGGCAGTAATAAGCAGAATTACTACCTGTATGAAGACGACGGCATCTTCTCCATCCTGCCGTGGGACTACAACATGGCCTTCGGCGGCATGGGCGGTTCGGATGTGCTGATTGACGAGCCTACCCAAGGCGCACTCGCCGAGCGTCCGCTGGTGGCGAAGCTGCTGGCGAATGAGACTTACTTAGCGAAATATCACGAGATCGTCCGCAGCATGCTGAGCGGCTACCTGAAGGACGAGACCTTCCAGGCCCGGATCAACGAGCTGGACACTATGATCTCAAGCTACGTGAAGGCCGACCCTTCTGCCTTCTATACGTTCGAGCAGTATGAGAGCGGCATCGAGTCCGTGAAGACATTCATGTCGACCATGGCCAGCACCGTCACGCAGCAGCTCGACGGCACGATTCCCGCTACCAATGACGGTAACGGCAGCGGTGGCGGATTTGGCGGCGGATTTGGCGGCGGATTTGGAGGTGGCGCTGGCGGCGCTGGCTTTGGCGCCGCGGCAGGTGGCGCGGCGCAAGGGCAGGCGGGCGCGGCGGCTGGCGGCGCGCCGCAGGGGCAGGCGGGCGCGGCCGCTGGCGGCGCGGCGCAAGGGCAGGCAGGCGCGGCGCAAGGGCAGGCAGGCGCAGCGGCTGGCGGCGCGGCGCAGGGCCAAGCGGCGCAAGGTGGGCAGACCGGCCAGGGCGTTCCCGGCGGTGAGCCGGGCGCTATGGGCGGTCCGGGCTTCCCCGGGGGCGGCTACGGCCCGGGTGGCGGTATGGGCTTCGCCGGCGGCATGGGCGGCGGCGGAGGTTTCGGCGGTGGCGGCATGGGCGGCGACTTCGGCGGCCAGGGCAATACACCGCAGCAGCAAGGTAGTACCAGCGAAGCTGTTACTACCGGCATAGCGATTGTTTTGCTTTTACTGGCAGCTGTGTTTGTTAGCTTCTATAAACGGAAGCGTTTATAG
- a CDS encoding DUF4956 domain-containing protein has product MSITASLAAAAAQGADDTATTFSDMIKSSVTDNFVSDIRISKILITLGVAFLIGFFIYILYKRVFSGVLYSKSFNVSLMGMTMITATVIIAINSNLVLSLGMVGALSIVRFRTPIKDPTDLIFLFWAAVAGIVTGARFFTLAIIGSIIIGLILFLFIKRSSVETPYLLVINCDGDDSEREIHSHLTKSVKRYNMKQKTVTAGNIELTLELRLDDKEGGFVNTVSSLTGVKNALLISYSGDYVS; this is encoded by the coding sequence ATGAGCATCACAGCAAGTCTGGCTGCAGCCGCAGCACAGGGAGCGGACGACACCGCAACGACTTTTTCCGATATGATCAAAAGCTCGGTGACTGACAACTTCGTTTCCGACATCCGCATTTCCAAAATACTGATTACGCTCGGCGTGGCTTTTCTGATCGGATTCTTCATTTACATTCTGTACAAACGGGTCTTCAGCGGAGTCCTCTACTCCAAAAGCTTCAACGTCTCCTTGATGGGCATGACGATGATTACTGCAACCGTTATTATCGCGATCAACTCGAACCTCGTGCTGTCGCTCGGTATGGTCGGCGCGCTGTCCATCGTCCGTTTCAGAACGCCTATCAAAGATCCAACCGACCTGATCTTCCTGTTCTGGGCAGCTGTTGCCGGAATCGTAACGGGCGCCAGGTTCTTCACACTGGCTATTATCGGCTCCATCATCATCGGCCTGATCCTGTTCCTGTTCATTAAACGTTCTTCTGTAGAAACTCCGTACCTGCTGGTCATTAACTGCGACGGCGACGACAGTGAGCGCGAAATACACAGCCATCTGACCAAATCGGTGAAACGCTATAATATGAAGCAAAAAACTGTTACAGCCGGCAATATTGAGCTTACGCTTGAGCTGCGGCTCGACGACAAGGAAGGCGGATTCGTGAACACGGTTTCCAGCCTTACCGGTGTCAAGAATGCCCTGCTGATCAGCTATAGCGGCGACTATGTCTCATGA
- a CDS encoding polyphosphate polymerase domain-containing protein, whose protein sequence is MNKKLQFRHELKFFINYHQYLIIRQRLQSLMDTDQNADEGGEYHIRSLYFDDMNNTALSDKLGGLRERAKYRIRIYNVQDDIIHFEKKIKMDDYIAKIKEPLTREMYDEIMAGNYEVLNVPDKPLFMELYNQMRHNLLRPKVIVDYVREPYVCHNGNVRITFDKELRTGLHAVDIFSKELQPIRALDGSFIIFEVKFDEYLPDYIRIALQLEGLNRQSASKYVICRKFLKTNTWEDY, encoded by the coding sequence ATGAACAAGAAGCTGCAATTCCGGCACGAGCTGAAATTCTTCATTAACTATCATCAATATCTTATCATCCGGCAGCGGCTCCAGAGCTTAATGGATACAGACCAGAATGCTGACGAGGGCGGGGAATACCATATCCGCAGCCTGTATTTCGATGATATGAACAACACAGCATTGTCCGACAAGCTCGGAGGCCTGCGTGAACGTGCCAAATACCGCATACGGATCTACAATGTGCAGGACGATATAATTCATTTTGAGAAAAAAATCAAGATGGACGATTATATCGCCAAAATCAAGGAACCGCTGACGCGGGAGATGTACGATGAGATTATGGCCGGCAACTATGAGGTGCTGAATGTACCGGATAAGCCGCTGTTTATGGAGCTCTATAATCAGATGCGCCATAACCTGCTGCGCCCGAAGGTGATCGTTGATTATGTCCGCGAGCCTTATGTATGCCATAACGGCAACGTGCGGATTACTTTTGACAAGGAACTGAGAACGGGACTGCATGCGGTGGATATCTTTAGCAAAGAGCTGCAGCCAATCCGTGCGCTTGACGGGAGCTTTATTATTTTCGAGGTCAAATTCGATGAATACCTGCCCGATTATATCCGGATTGCCCTGCAGCTCGAAGGCTTGAACCGGCAGTCCGCTTCTAAATACGTCATTTGCCGCAAATTTCTAAAAACCAACACTTGGGAGGATTATTGA
- a CDS encoding purple acid phosphatase family protein, translated as MKDLKTFIIIGIIVVVLIVLALRVERLKSERAAEGGSELSGALYDLVSTFKSDPATSRAFTWYTGDPGADGWLEVIKGKTSDFTGDGVIKVQAANTTVKTDQGTAGVHKAEITGLEPGTRYTYRVGSGEEEEWSLAYEFSTAEAASGQVTFINVTDSQGVTDADFAIWGNTLEQAFKTFPAAQFIVHNGDFTEDPEDSAAWNSFFGYVQNRVASVPLMPVTGNHDEIDEEAEQFTSHFNLPDNGAKGSIAGTSYSFDYGPVHVTVLNTESNLKKQADWLKKDLAGTDKPWTIVAMHRPAYGGNMYSKVEDWTEIFDKYNVDLVLQGHNHEYSRSYPLRAGQIVPESDGGNGTTGGTVYVVTNASGAKFNEKKEDQFFHKVHFQNNKPMFAGITVSGDTLTYQAYDTAGNKLDEFILKH; from the coding sequence ATGAAAGACTTGAAGACATTCATTATCATCGGAATTATAGTCGTTGTATTGATCGTGCTGGCGCTTCGTGTGGAGCGGCTCAAATCAGAGCGGGCTGCTGAGGGAGGATCTGAACTCTCGGGTGCACTTTATGATCTGGTCAGCACCTTTAAAAGCGATCCGGCCACCAGCCGCGCGTTCACCTGGTACACTGGAGATCCCGGAGCGGACGGCTGGCTTGAGGTAATAAAGGGCAAGACGTCTGATTTTACCGGAGATGGGGTCATTAAGGTTCAGGCAGCCAATACCACGGTCAAGACGGATCAGGGTACAGCAGGCGTGCACAAAGCCGAGATTACCGGACTGGAGCCGGGAACCCGCTACACTTATAGGGTAGGCAGCGGGGAGGAAGAGGAGTGGAGCCTTGCGTACGAGTTCAGCACTGCGGAAGCGGCCAGCGGCCAGGTGACCTTTATCAATGTTACGGATTCCCAGGGAGTGACCGACGCGGATTTCGCGATCTGGGGTAATACGCTGGAGCAGGCATTCAAGACCTTCCCGGCGGCGCAGTTTATCGTGCATAACGGGGATTTCACGGAGGATCCGGAGGATAGCGCGGCATGGAACAGCTTTTTTGGCTATGTTCAGAATAGGGTGGCCAGTGTGCCCCTCATGCCGGTGACCGGCAATCATGACGAGATTGATGAAGAGGCTGAGCAGTTTACCTCGCATTTCAATCTGCCGGATAACGGGGCCAAGGGTTCCATCGCAGGCACCTCCTATTCCTTCGATTACGGCCCGGTTCATGTGACTGTGCTGAATACAGAGAGCAATCTGAAGAAGCAGGCTGACTGGCTGAAGAAGGACCTTGCAGGTACGGATAAGCCGTGGACAATCGTAGCGATGCACCGTCCGGCGTATGGCGGGAACATGTACAGTAAGGTGGAGGACTGGACGGAGATTTTTGACAAATATAACGTGGATCTTGTGCTGCAGGGGCATAATCATGAGTATTCCCGTTCTTATCCGCTGCGCGCCGGTCAAATCGTGCCCGAGAGTGATGGTGGCAATGGTACAACAGGCGGAACGGTCTATGTGGTGACCAACGCTTCGGGGGCCAAATTCAACGAGAAGAAGGAAGACCAGTTCTTCCATAAGGTTCATTTCCAGAATAATAAGCCGATGTTCGCGGGAATCACGGTTAGCGGAGATACCTTGACATACCAGGCATATGATACCGCTGGCAACAAGCTGGATGAGTTTATTCTGAAGCATTAG